One window from the genome of Enterobacteriaceae bacterium Kacie_13 encodes:
- the yddG gene encoding aromatic amino acid DMT transporter YddG — protein sequence MDRFATLSGVLAILLWSMSVALTRSLSESLGPFGAAASIYTVSGIMVWMAGAKPTLRGESAAYLIVCGLLFIFYMVAFSLAIGLAHSRQQTLELGLINYLWPSLTLLFAVPLLKLRVRWWIWPGVVLAFAGVLWAISGGHGLDIHQLMRNVRGNPIAYGLALGAAVSWALYSNLVRVLCKGKGVLPLFLLATGAVLWVLYFTYSSNRISLTLPAILELLAMGAVTAISYQCWDIAMKKGNATLVAALSYFTPLSSILIAGLWLHTLPGASFWPGVLMVVGGSLLCWTASRGK from the coding sequence ATGGATCGTTTCGCAACGCTGTCCGGCGTTCTCGCCATTTTATTGTGGAGCATGAGCGTGGCGCTCACCCGCAGTCTGTCTGAATCGCTGGGGCCTTTTGGCGCCGCCGCATCAATTTATACCGTCAGCGGGATTATGGTCTGGATGGCGGGCGCAAAGCCGACGCTGCGCGGGGAATCGGCGGCTTATCTCATCGTCTGCGGTCTGCTGTTTATCTTTTATATGGTGGCGTTTTCGCTGGCGATTGGTCTGGCGCACAGCCGTCAGCAAACGCTGGAGCTGGGACTGATCAACTATTTGTGGCCGAGCCTGACACTGTTATTTGCCGTGCCGCTGCTGAAACTTCGCGTGCGCTGGTGGATCTGGCCGGGCGTGGTGCTGGCGTTTGCCGGCGTGCTGTGGGCTATCAGCGGCGGCCACGGGCTGGACATTCATCAGCTGATGCGCAATGTAAGGGGTAATCCCATAGCCTATGGTCTGGCGCTGGGTGCCGCCGTTTCCTGGGCGCTGTATTCCAATCTTGTCCGCGTGTTATGCAAAGGCAAAGGCGTGCTGCCGCTGTTTTTACTCGCTACCGGTGCGGTGCTGTGGGTGCTGTATTTTACCTATTCATCGAATCGTATCAGCCTGACGTTACCGGCGATTCTTGAATTGCTGGCGATGGGCGCGGTGACTGCCATTTCCTATCAGTGCTGGGATATCGCGATGAAAAAAGGCAATGCGACGCTGGTCGCCGCGCTGTCGTACTTCACACCGCTCTCTTCGATTCTGATTGCCGGATTGTGGCTGCACACGTTGCCGGGCGCGAGTTTCTGGCCGGGCGTGCTGATGGTGGTCGGAGGTTCGCTGCTTTGCTGGACCGCCTCACGGGGAAAATAA
- the speD gene encoding adenosylmethionine decarboxylase: MQKLKLHGFNNLTKSLSFCIYDICYAKTADDRDGYIAYIDKEYNANRLTEILTETCSIIGANVLNVARQDYEPQGASVTILVSEEPVDPRDVDTTEHPGPLPNSVVAHLDKSHICVHTYPESHPEGGLCTFRADIEVSTCGVISPLKALNYLIHQLESDIVTIDYRVRGFTRDVNGVKHYIDHSINSIQNFMSQDMKALYDMMDVNVYQENIFHTKMLLKEFDLKHYLFNAKPEELSAQERKEITDLLYREMQEIYYGRNFSAV; encoded by the coding sequence TTGCAAAAACTGAAACTGCATGGCTTCAACAACCTGACCAAAAGCCTGAGTTTTTGTATCTACGATATCTGCTACGCCAAAACCGCAGACGATCGTGACGGCTACATTGCCTACATTGACAAAGAATATAACGCCAACCGCTTAACCGAGATCCTCACCGAGACCTGTTCGATCATCGGTGCGAATGTCCTTAACGTTGCGCGTCAGGATTACGAACCACAGGGCGCCAGCGTCACAATTTTAGTGAGCGAAGAGCCGGTCGATCCGCGCGACGTGGACACCACCGAACATCCTGGTCCGCTGCCAAACTCAGTGGTCGCTCATCTGGATAAAAGCCACATCTGCGTGCACACCTATCCGGAAAGCCATCCTGAAGGCGGCCTGTGCACCTTCCGCGCCGACATTGAAGTCTCAACCTGCGGCGTGATTTCTCCACTGAAAGCGTTGAACTATCTGATTCATCAGCTTGAATCTGACATTGTCACCATTGATTACCGCGTACGCGGTTTCACCCGTGACGTGAATGGCGTGAAGCATTACATCGACCATTCCATCAACTCGATCCAGAACTTCATGTCTCAGGATATGAAAGCGCTGTACGACATGATGGACGTGAACGTGTATCAGGAAAATATCTTCCATACCAAGATGTTGCTGAAGGAATTCGATCTCAAGCACTATCTGTTCAATGCCAAACCGGAAGAGCTGAGCGCGCAGGAACGCAAAGAGATCACTGATTTGCTGTACAGAGAAATGCAGGAAATCTATTACGGTCGCAATTTCTCTGCGGTGTGA
- a CDS encoding UPF0231 family protein yields MDYDFLRDITGEVKVRFSMGHEVLGHWLNEEVKGDLTVLDAVEAELAALKGSERQTQRVGHEYTLLLADDEVMIRANQLDFDGDEIEEGMSYYDEESLAFCGVEDFLQVLAKYRAFVTTYR; encoded by the coding sequence ATGGATTACGATTTTCTGCGCGATATTACCGGTGAGGTCAAAGTGCGCTTTTCTATGGGCCACGAAGTGCTTGGTCACTGGCTGAATGAAGAAGTGAAGGGCGATCTGACGGTGCTGGATGCTGTCGAAGCTGAGCTGGCCGCGCTCAAAGGCAGCGAACGGCAGACCCAGCGGGTCGGCCACGAATATACGTTGCTGCTGGCCGATGACGAAGTGATGATCCGCGCCAACCAGCTGGATTTCGACGGCGATGAGATTGAAGAAGGCATGAGTTACTACGACGAAGAAAGCCTGGCGTTTTGCGGCGTCGAGGACTTTCTGCAAGTCCTCGCCAAATACCGTGCTTTCGTCACGACTTATCGATAA
- a CDS encoding DUF1852 family protein translates to MNKNFTFAIKSLRFDENYNPSENTRITTNFANLARGEKRQENLRNTLVMIDNRFNSLAHWDNPKGDRYSVELDIITAQLNIHIQDKTDTFPVIEILKTTIVDKKTNERFAGIVGNNFSSYVRDYDFSVLLPEHNQDKQKFSLPEDFGKLHGDIFKCFVNSDVYQASFNKTPVICLSVSSKNIYTRTGNQHPVLGVEYQQDELSLTDQYFAKMGLRARYFMPQNSVAPLAFYFTGDLLRDYTDLELISTISTMETFQKIYRPEIYNANSPAGKHYQPSLNYQDYSLTRIVYDREERSQLAVEQGRFTEKHFIKPYQNVFEQWSAHSVL, encoded by the coding sequence ATGAATAAAAACTTCACCTTTGCTATTAAAAGTCTTCGTTTCGACGAAAATTATAACCCCTCGGAAAATACGCGTATTACAACTAACTTTGCAAATCTGGCAAGGGGTGAGAAGCGACAGGAGAACCTGCGCAACACACTGGTAATGATTGACAACCGTTTTAACTCGCTGGCGCATTGGGACAACCCCAAGGGTGATCGCTATTCAGTGGAACTTGATATTATTACCGCTCAGCTGAATATTCATATTCAAGATAAAACCGATACCTTCCCGGTGATTGAAATATTGAAAACGACGATCGTTGATAAAAAAACCAACGAACGGTTTGCAGGCATTGTAGGCAATAATTTCTCCTCTTATGTGCGGGATTATGATTTCAGCGTTTTACTGCCAGAGCACAATCAAGATAAGCAAAAATTTAGCCTTCCGGAAGATTTTGGAAAATTACACGGTGATATATTTAAATGCTTTGTTAACTCAGATGTGTATCAAGCATCTTTTAATAAAACTCCCGTTATTTGCCTGAGTGTTTCAAGTAAAAACATCTATACGCGTACTGGAAATCAACATCCGGTATTAGGCGTGGAATATCAGCAGGATGAACTTTCGCTGACTGATCAATATTTCGCAAAAATGGGATTGCGGGCCCGATATTTTATGCCGCAAAACAGTGTTGCGCCTTTGGCCTTTTATTTTACGGGGGATTTGCTCCGTGATTACACTGACCTTGAGCTTATCAGTACCATCAGCACGATGGAGACTTTCCAGAAAATATACCGGCCTGAGATCTACAATGCGAATTCTCCGGCAGGAAAACACTATCAGCCCAGCCTGAATTACCAGGACTATTCTTTAACACGTATTGTTTATGATCGAGAAGAACGTAGCCAGCTGGCCGTTGAGCAGGGGAGGTTTACGGAAAAACATTTCATCAAACCTTACCAAAATGTTTTTGAGCAGTGGTCTGCTCATTCCGTTCTTTGA
- the cueO gene encoding multicopper oxidase CueO, translated as MNRRDFVKWTTLVGAASTLPGWSRFALADSRPALPIPALLEPDARSTITLTLQRGQSQFLPGVTTETWGVNGNLLGPALRIRRGKAVNVTINNRLSVPSTVHWHGLEIPGDIDGGPQGVIAPGQSRNLSFQLDQPASTCWFHPHPHQTSGYQVAMGLAGMVLIEDEASDMLQIPKRWGVDDIPVILQDKRLNDAGQIDYQMDVMTAAVGWFGQHMLTNGAVYPQHGISRGWLRLRLLNGCNARSLHLATSDGRPMYVIASDGGFLAEPVKVTGLPMLMGERFEVLIECTDGKAFDLVTLPVKQMGMTLAPFDKPLPVLRIQPTLTQSGGALPDSLIKLPELVSTDALPTRWLQLMMDPQLDQQGMAALMAKYGHSAMAGMSMDHGGGEMAAMPGMAESGHDAHDSMAGMDMSKSSGKYDFMQGNKINGKAYDMNVPAFDVKQGQYEKWTISGEGDMMLHPFHIHGTQFRILSENGQPVAPHRQGWKDIVRVEGARSEVLVRFNHLADKQHAYMAHCHLLEHEDTGMMLGFTVSA; from the coding sequence ATGAACCGTCGCGATTTCGTAAAGTGGACGACCCTGGTGGGCGCCGCCAGCACGCTTCCCGGCTGGAGCCGTTTCGCGCTGGCCGACAGCCGCCCCGCACTGCCGATCCCCGCCTTACTGGAACCGGATGCCCGCAGTACCATCACGCTGACGCTACAGCGCGGGCAGAGTCAGTTCTTACCGGGCGTTACTACCGAGACATGGGGCGTGAATGGCAATCTTCTCGGCCCGGCGCTGCGTATCCGCCGTGGTAAAGCCGTCAATGTGACGATCAACAACCGCCTGAGCGTACCGAGCACCGTTCACTGGCACGGGCTTGAAATCCCCGGCGACATCGACGGCGGCCCGCAAGGTGTGATTGCCCCCGGCCAGAGCCGCAATCTGAGTTTTCAGCTGGATCAGCCTGCATCGACTTGCTGGTTCCACCCGCATCCGCATCAGACCAGCGGTTATCAGGTCGCGATGGGGCTGGCAGGTATGGTGCTGATCGAAGATGAAGCCAGCGATATGCTTCAGATTCCCAAACGCTGGGGGGTGGATGACATTCCGGTTATTTTGCAGGATAAACGCCTCAACGACGCCGGGCAGATTGATTACCAGATGGATGTGATGACCGCCGCCGTCGGCTGGTTCGGTCAACATATGCTGACTAACGGCGCGGTCTATCCACAGCACGGCATCTCACGCGGCTGGCTGCGCCTGCGACTGCTCAACGGCTGCAATGCGCGCTCCCTGCATCTCGCTACCAGCGATGGCCGCCCGATGTACGTTATTGCCAGCGACGGCGGTTTTCTCGCGGAGCCGGTGAAAGTGACCGGGCTGCCGATGCTGATGGGCGAACGGTTTGAAGTGCTGATCGAATGCACCGACGGCAAAGCCTTTGATCTGGTGACTCTGCCGGTAAAACAGATGGGTATGACGCTGGCGCCGTTCGACAAACCGCTGCCGGTACTGCGCATTCAGCCGACGCTGACGCAAAGTGGCGGCGCGTTGCCGGATTCACTGATTAAATTACCTGAGCTGGTGTCCACCGACGCTCTGCCGACCCGCTGGCTGCAACTGATGATGGATCCGCAGCTTGATCAGCAGGGCATGGCCGCACTGATGGCGAAATATGGCCACAGCGCGATGGCCGGAATGAGTATGGATCACGGCGGCGGCGAGATGGCCGCGATGCCGGGGATGGCCGAGTCCGGTCACGACGCTCACGACAGTATGGCCGGTATGGACATGAGCAAATCCTCGGGCAAATACGATTTCATGCAGGGCAACAAAATCAACGGCAAAGCCTACGACATGAACGTACCAGCGTTCGATGTGAAACAAGGCCAATACGAGAAATGGACGATTTCGGGCGAGGGCGACATGATGCTGCACCCGTTCCATATCCACGGAACGCAGTTCCGTATTCTTTCTGAAAATGGTCAGCCAGTCGCGCCGCATCGTCAGGGCTGGAAAGACATCGTGCGTGTTGAAGGTGCCCGTAGCGAAGTACTGGTGCGCTTTAACCATCTGGCCGACAAGCAGCACGCATACATGGCGCACTGTCATTTACTTGAGCACGAAGACACCGGCATGATGCTCGGGTTTACGGTTTCTGCATAA
- the speE gene encoding polyamine aminopropyltransferase gives MSQNSSPKEIWYETLHANFGQYFSVEKEIYREKTDHQDLVIFENAALGRVMALDGVVQTTERDEFIYHEMLTHVPLLSHGNAKKVLIIGGGDGGMLREVSRHKDVEAITMVEIDAGVVEFCRQYLPNHSAGAYDDPRFNLVIDDGVNFVNQTTDTFDVIISDCTDPIGPGESLFTSAFYEGCARCLKPGGIFVAQNGVCFLQQDEAVNSHTKLSHYFSDVSFYQAAIPTYYGGIMTFAWATNSPEYRQIDSQTLQARFDAAGIICRYYNPAIHHGSFALPQYLLNALSAAR, from the coding sequence ATGTCCCAGAACTCGTCACCCAAAGAAATATGGTATGAGACGCTGCACGCCAATTTTGGTCAGTATTTCAGCGTCGAAAAAGAGATCTACCGCGAGAAAACCGATCATCAGGATCTGGTGATTTTCGAGAACGCCGCGCTCGGTCGCGTGATGGCGCTCGATGGTGTGGTGCAAACCACCGAACGTGATGAATTTATTTATCACGAAATGCTGACCCACGTGCCGTTACTTTCGCACGGCAACGCCAAAAAGGTGTTGATCATCGGCGGCGGCGACGGCGGAATGCTGCGCGAAGTGTCCCGTCACAAAGATGTGGAAGCGATTACGATGGTGGAAATCGATGCGGGCGTGGTGGAATTTTGCCGCCAGTATCTGCCGAACCACAGCGCCGGTGCCTATGACGATCCCCGATTCAATCTGGTGATCGACGACGGCGTGAACTTCGTCAATCAAACCACCGATACATTCGATGTGATCATCTCCGACTGTACTGATCCGATAGGTCCCGGAGAAAGTCTGTTCACATCGGCGTTCTACGAAGGCTGTGCCCGCTGCCTGAAGCCAGGCGGCATTTTTGTGGCGCAGAACGGCGTCTGCTTCCTCCAGCAAGATGAAGCGGTCAACAGCCATACCAAACTGAGCCACTATTTCAGTGATGTCAGTTTCTATCAGGCCGCGATCCCAACCTATTACGGCGGCATCATGACCTTTGCCTGGGCGACCAACAGCCCGGAATATCGTCAGATCGACAGCCAGACCTTACAGGCGCGTTTCGACGCCGCAGGCATCATCTGCCGCTACTACAATCCGGCTATTCATCACGGCAGCTTTGCCCTGCCACAGTATCTGCTGAATGCCCTGTCAGCTGCGCGCTGA
- a CDS encoding hypoxanthine phosphoribosyltransferase — MKHRVDVMISEQEVKTRIAELGREITEHYRDSGSEMVLVGLLRGSFMFMADLCRAVDVPHEVDFMTASSYGNGMSTTRDVKILKDLDEDIRGKDVLIVEDIIDSGNTLSKVRELLQLRGPKSLAICTLLDKPERREVEVKVEYVGFAIPDEFVVGYGIDYAQRYRHLPYVGKVVMLDE; from the coding sequence ATGAAACATCGCGTAGACGTCATGATTTCCGAGCAGGAAGTCAAAACCCGAATTGCCGAGTTAGGCCGTGAAATCACCGAGCATTACCGCGATAGCGGCAGCGAAATGGTGCTGGTTGGGCTGCTGCGCGGTTCCTTCATGTTTATGGCTGACCTTTGTCGCGCTGTTGATGTGCCGCATGAAGTCGACTTCATGACTGCCTCCAGCTACGGCAACGGTATGTCCACCACCCGCGACGTCAAAATTCTGAAAGATCTCGATGAAGACATTCGCGGCAAAGACGTACTGATCGTCGAAGACATCATCGACTCCGGCAACACGCTGAGTAAAGTGCGCGAACTCCTGCAGCTGCGCGGCCCTAAATCATTGGCGATCTGTACGCTGCTGGATAAACCCGAGCGCCGCGAAGTAGAAGTGAAAGTGGAATACGTCGGTTTCGCCATCCCCGACGAATTCGTTGTCGGTTACGGCATCGACTACGCCCAGCGTTACCGCCATCTGCCGTATGTTGGCAAAGTAGTGATGCTGGACGAGTAA